From a region of the Microbacterium sp. nov. GSS16 genome:
- the purB gene encoding adenylosuccinate lyase, with protein MPSLPTQPLSPLDGRYQAAVSGLADYLSEAGLNRARVEVEVEWLIALTDRSLFETTPLADADKERLRALYRDFGQAEIDWLAEKEAVTQHDVKAIEYLVRDRLQTLGLDAIAELTHFACTSEDINSASYALTVKRAVEEVWLPALDQVIAKLRELAVEHADAAMLSRTHGQPATPSTMGKELAVFAWRLERVRGQIAASDYLAKFSGATGTWSAHLSADPDADWPTIAREYIEGMGLGFNVLTTQIESHDWQVELYDRVRHAGGILHNLATDIWTYISLGYFAQIPVAGATGSSTMPHKINPIRFENAEANLELSGALLGSLSQTLVTSRLQRDLTDSTTQRNIGVAFGHSLLALDNLRRGLNAISLRREVLLDDLDHNWEVLAEAIQTVIRAEVVAGRSSITDPYALLKELTRGHRVGAAELAEFVEKLEIGDAAKQRLLALTPATYTGIAERLAR; from the coding sequence CTGCCCTCGCTCCCGACCCAGCCGCTCAGCCCTCTCGACGGCCGCTACCAGGCCGCCGTGTCCGGCCTCGCCGACTACCTCTCGGAGGCGGGCCTGAACCGTGCCCGCGTAGAGGTGGAGGTGGAGTGGCTGATCGCCCTCACCGACCGGTCGCTGTTCGAGACGACGCCGCTGGCAGACGCCGACAAGGAGCGCCTGCGCGCGCTGTACCGCGACTTCGGTCAGGCCGAGATCGACTGGCTGGCCGAGAAGGAGGCCGTCACCCAGCACGACGTCAAGGCCATCGAGTACCTGGTGCGCGACCGGCTTCAGACGCTGGGCCTGGATGCCATCGCCGAGCTCACGCACTTCGCCTGCACGAGCGAGGACATCAACTCGGCCTCGTACGCGCTCACCGTCAAGCGCGCGGTGGAGGAGGTCTGGCTGCCCGCCCTCGACCAGGTGATCGCGAAGCTGCGCGAGCTGGCCGTCGAGCACGCCGACGCGGCCATGCTCTCGCGCACGCACGGCCAGCCCGCCACGCCGTCGACCATGGGCAAGGAGCTCGCGGTGTTCGCGTGGCGCCTCGAGCGGGTGCGCGGTCAGATCGCGGCATCCGACTACCTGGCGAAGTTCTCGGGCGCGACCGGCACCTGGTCGGCGCACCTGTCGGCTGATCCGGATGCCGACTGGCCGACCATCGCGCGCGAGTACATTGAGGGAATGGGCCTCGGGTTCAACGTGCTCACCACGCAGATCGAGTCGCACGACTGGCAGGTCGAGCTGTACGACCGGGTGCGTCACGCCGGCGGCATCCTGCACAACCTCGCGACCGACATCTGGACGTACATCTCGCTCGGCTATTTCGCGCAGATCCCCGTCGCCGGGGCGACCGGCTCGTCGACGATGCCGCACAAGATCAACCCGATCCGCTTCGAGAACGCCGAGGCGAATCTCGAGCTCTCGGGTGCGCTGCTGGGCTCGCTGTCGCAGACGCTGGTGACCTCGCGCCTGCAGCGCGACCTCACCGACTCCACCACGCAGCGCAACATCGGCGTCGCATTCGGGCACTCCCTGCTCGCGCTCGACAACCTGCGTCGCGGCCTGAACGCGATCTCGCTGCGCCGCGAGGTGCTGCTCGACGACCTCGACCACAACTGGGAGGTGCTCGCCGAGGCGATCCAGACCGTGATCCGCGCGGAGGTCGTCGCCGGGCGTTCGAGCATCACCGACCCGTACGCGCTGCTGAAGGAGCTCACCCGCGGGCACCGCGTGGGAGCGGCGGAGCTGGCCGAGTTCGTCGAGAAGCTCGAGATCGGCGACGCCGCGAAGCAGCGCCTGCTCGCGCTGACGCCGGCGACCTACACGGGAATCGCCGAGCGCCTGGCTCGATGA
- a CDS encoding low molecular weight protein-tyrosine-phosphatase: MAEVVLRALSAQHGLGARVISRSAGTGDWHVGERADGRTIEALSRRGLDGSTHRAKQFSAASFSDNDLIVALDRTHERILRAWARNEDDEGKVTLLRAYDPHASSMDVPDPYYAGPEMFDSVLGMIETATRGLFAQLEPAVRASHRRLA, from the coding sequence ATGGCCGAAGTGGTGCTTCGCGCGCTCTCCGCGCAGCACGGCCTCGGCGCGCGAGTCATCTCGCGCAGCGCGGGGACGGGCGACTGGCACGTCGGCGAGCGCGCGGACGGGCGCACCATCGAGGCACTGAGCCGCCGCGGACTCGACGGGTCGACGCACCGGGCCAAGCAGTTCAGCGCGGCGTCCTTCTCGGACAACGACCTGATCGTCGCCCTCGACCGCACCCACGAGCGCATCCTGCGTGCCTGGGCGCGCAACGAGGACGACGAGGGCAAGGTCACGCTGCTGCGCGCGTACGACCCGCACGCGTCGAGCATGGATGTGCCCGACCCGTACTACGCCGGCCCTGAGATGTTCGATTCGGTGCTCGGTATGATTGAGACCGCCACCCGCGGCCTCTTCGCGCAGCTCGAACCGGCCGTGCGGGCATCCCATCGCCGTCTCGCGTGA
- a CDS encoding N-acetylglucosamine kinase, translating to MTAVLAVDAGGSHTRAACVDATGRVIGWGTATGGNATSLGEQGLDAIEQACRTAIEQAGADAATLTAVLCAAGEAPTSRRALLASRLGFDDDTSWHIVGDALGAYFSGSSAPEGIVLVAGTGAVAARIEQSRLVEVVDGLGWLIGDKGGGFWIGREVVSCAAEAADGRGPATSLVEHLLARMPREQRPWSGVRTSEIAAILRGVYDRTPTVLADLAPLAFAAAAEGDAVASSILSAAAGHLARTVMTVRSGYEQLPVVVAGSVLTRGLLGAPGAFSSELHEALRGADVRHATDGVVGAAVLALQRGGIEVSDSVRVLLAEEVARRRR from the coding sequence GTGACTGCGGTCCTCGCCGTCGACGCAGGCGGCTCGCACACGCGAGCCGCCTGCGTCGACGCGACCGGAAGGGTGATCGGCTGGGGCACCGCGACCGGCGGGAACGCGACCTCGTTGGGTGAGCAGGGCCTGGATGCGATCGAGCAGGCCTGCCGAACGGCCATCGAGCAGGCCGGCGCCGATGCAGCGACGCTCACCGCGGTGCTGTGCGCCGCAGGCGAAGCGCCGACCTCGCGGCGCGCGTTGCTGGCCTCCCGGCTCGGGTTCGATGACGACACGTCGTGGCACATCGTCGGCGACGCACTCGGCGCCTACTTCTCCGGCTCGAGTGCCCCTGAGGGGATCGTTCTGGTGGCCGGCACCGGCGCCGTCGCCGCGCGGATCGAGCAGTCGCGTCTGGTCGAGGTCGTCGACGGACTCGGCTGGCTGATCGGCGACAAAGGCGGCGGGTTCTGGATCGGCAGGGAGGTCGTCTCGTGCGCCGCAGAGGCTGCCGATGGGCGTGGTCCCGCCACCTCGCTGGTCGAGCACCTGCTGGCGCGGATGCCGCGCGAGCAGCGCCCCTGGTCGGGGGTGCGCACGTCCGAGATCGCCGCGATCCTGCGCGGTGTCTACGACCGCACCCCGACCGTGCTCGCCGACCTCGCTCCGCTCGCCTTCGCCGCCGCCGCTGAGGGTGATGCCGTCGCGTCGTCGATTCTCTCTGCCGCAGCCGGGCATCTGGCCCGCACGGTGATGACGGTGCGCAGCGGATACGAGCAGCTGCCGGTGGTGGTGGCAGGCAGCGTGCTCACCCGCGGTCTGCTCGGCGCCCCCGGTGCCTTCTCCTCCGAGCTGCACGAGGCGTTGCGTGGAGCGGATGTGCGCCATGCCACCGATGGTGTTGTCGGCGCGGCGGTGCTCGCGCTGCAGCGTGGCGGGATCGAGGTGTCGGATTCCGTGCGTGTGTTGCTGGCGGAAGAGGTGGCCCGTAGACGGCGATGA
- the ngcE gene encoding N-acetylglucosamine/diacetylchitobiose ABC transporter substrate-binding protein: MVSSQQPMNRRQLLSLMGMTALAVPLAACAVSPGGGAGGGGPASSGPVDAANPFGVAAGSTVDSVIFDNAKNAEFFAYLTKELEKSRKVTLEVTASTQIAQQVQPRFVAGNPPDLLHSAGAGSIPVATLLPSVLDLTELVAAPNLDGDVIKDIVYPGVLELASFDGKLAAINYSLSVHALWYSRSLFAAKGWKAPRTWDDAMDLGAAAKKDGKYLFTWGKEAAAYYLSMAIDSAIKEGGDEVRVALANLEPKSWSQPTVIAAFTAMKKVVDAGYFLPGGAGTQFKAAQAQWSLRQEAIMYPSGSWIEAEMGDEIADGFEMVGAPNPTVTTTSALPYEAIRFAGGNRFVVPTEGANVAGAKETLRTMLSRDAATEFARINKSPTIVRNTVPEDGYGSTALVSSTQLLEQAGDDAYAWDFTDAYPFGDDKNRIMNDFLSGGMTVGEALAELQKASDRIREDDSIVKVKAS; the protein is encoded by the coding sequence ATGGTCTCTTCTCAGCAGCCGATGAATCGGCGACAGCTTCTCTCGCTTATGGGCATGACGGCGCTCGCCGTTCCGCTCGCCGCCTGCGCCGTCTCGCCCGGCGGCGGCGCAGGCGGCGGCGGCCCGGCCTCAAGCGGACCGGTCGATGCGGCCAACCCGTTCGGCGTGGCCGCTGGGAGCACCGTCGACAGCGTCATCTTTGACAACGCCAAGAACGCCGAGTTCTTCGCCTACCTGACCAAGGAGCTGGAGAAGAGCAGGAAGGTGACCCTCGAGGTCACCGCATCGACCCAGATCGCGCAGCAGGTGCAGCCGCGCTTCGTCGCCGGCAACCCGCCGGACCTGCTGCACTCGGCCGGCGCGGGCTCGATCCCGGTGGCCACGCTGCTGCCGAGCGTGCTCGATCTCACCGAGCTCGTGGCCGCCCCCAACCTGGATGGCGACGTCATCAAGGACATCGTCTACCCCGGGGTGCTGGAGCTTGCGTCGTTCGACGGCAAGCTCGCGGCGATCAACTATTCGCTGAGCGTGCACGCGCTGTGGTACTCGCGCAGCCTGTTCGCCGCGAAGGGCTGGAAGGCCCCCCGCACCTGGGACGACGCGATGGACCTCGGCGCCGCGGCGAAGAAGGACGGCAAGTACCTCTTCACCTGGGGCAAGGAGGCAGCGGCGTACTACCTGTCGATGGCCATCGACAGCGCGATCAAGGAGGGCGGCGACGAGGTGCGTGTGGCGCTGGCCAACCTCGAGCCCAAGTCGTGGAGCCAACCTACGGTCATCGCGGCGTTCACCGCCATGAAGAAGGTCGTCGACGCCGGCTACTTTCTCCCCGGCGGCGCGGGAACCCAGTTCAAGGCCGCCCAGGCGCAGTGGAGCCTGCGCCAGGAGGCGATCATGTACCCGTCCGGCTCGTGGATCGAAGCCGAGATGGGCGATGAGATCGCCGACGGCTTCGAGATGGTCGGCGCGCCCAACCCGACTGTGACCACGACGTCTGCGCTGCCCTACGAGGCGATCCGCTTCGCCGGTGGCAACCGCTTCGTGGTGCCCACGGAAGGTGCCAACGTCGCGGGCGCCAAGGAGACGCTTCGCACCATGCTCTCGCGCGACGCCGCCACCGAATTCGCTCGGATCAACAAGTCGCCCACGATCGTGCGCAACACCGTTCCCGAGGACGGCTACGGCTCGACCGCGCTGGTCTCCTCGACGCAGCTGCTCGAGCAGGCCGGTGACGACGCCTACGCGTGGGACTTCACCGACGCGTACCCGTTCGGCGACGACAAGAACCGGATCATGAACGACTTCCTCTCGGGCGGCATGACCGTCGGCGAGGCGCTGGCCGAGCTGCAGAAGGCGTCGGACCGCATCCGCGAGGACGACTCCATCGTCAAGGTCAAGGCGTCGTGA
- a CDS encoding carbohydrate ABC transporter permease, with amino-acid sequence MTTPALDLPQGAATRGRGPRAGRFDRLSLLLVFIGAPLTLYVGFVVWPMLQAVVYSLTDWSGFTAGFEFVGLANYAQLANDESFLIAIRNNLTMLAIMPVVTLAIGFALAIMVTIGGDMRGGVSGVKGASFYRVAAFFPGVIPSIIVGIIFAQVYDPNNGILNGILTGAGFENFRSFAWLGDPATAMGATIAAVVWASAGFYMVLFVAAIRGIDTELFDAARLDGAGRVRIALSIVLPGIAKNVKSAYIYVGIAALDVFVFLQAFNADGGPQRSTLGITQEIYGAAFLDGRFGLACAMGVVLTLLTFVFVGLVGVAGRIGRR; translated from the coding sequence GTGACGACACCCGCACTCGATCTGCCTCAGGGGGCCGCGACCCGTGGTCGCGGCCCCCGCGCCGGGCGGTTCGACCGCCTGTCGCTGCTGCTGGTCTTCATCGGCGCGCCGCTGACGCTGTACGTCGGCTTCGTCGTCTGGCCCATGCTGCAGGCCGTCGTCTACTCGCTCACCGACTGGTCGGGCTTCACCGCCGGGTTCGAGTTCGTCGGCCTGGCCAACTACGCGCAGCTGGCGAACGACGAATCGTTCCTCATCGCGATCCGCAACAACCTCACCATGCTCGCCATCATGCCCGTCGTGACGCTGGCGATCGGATTCGCCCTTGCCATCATGGTCACCATCGGCGGAGACATGCGCGGCGGGGTGTCGGGTGTGAAGGGGGCGTCCTTCTACCGCGTCGCCGCGTTCTTCCCCGGTGTCATCCCCTCGATCATCGTCGGCATCATCTTCGCGCAGGTGTACGACCCCAACAACGGCATCCTCAACGGCATCCTCACCGGTGCCGGGTTCGAGAACTTCCGCTCCTTCGCCTGGCTGGGCGACCCGGCCACGGCCATGGGCGCGACGATCGCGGCGGTGGTCTGGGCTTCGGCCGGCTTCTACATGGTGCTCTTCGTCGCCGCGATCCGCGGCATCGACACCGAGCTGTTCGACGCTGCGCGCTTGGACGGCGCGGGCCGTGTGCGCATCGCCCTGTCGATCGTGCTGCCCGGGATCGCGAAGAACGTGAAGTCGGCATACATCTACGTGGGCATCGCCGCCCTCGACGTGTTCGTCTTCCTGCAGGCGTTCAACGCCGACGGAGGCCCGCAGCGCTCGACGCTGGGCATCACGCAGGAGATCTACGGGGCGGCGTTCCTCGACGGTCGTTTCGGCCTCGCCTGCGCCATGGGCGTCGTGCTCACCCTGCTCACCTTCGTTTTCGTCGGGCTGGTCGGCGTGGCAGGAAGGATCGGAAGACGATGA
- a CDS encoding glycerophosphodiester phosphodiesterase family protein, which yields MTLIWAHARSSALTAFNTLESYAQAVAEGADGLELDVHLTGDGHLVCCHDGHLPLPDGTTLTVGAATVEDLVRVEVGDATTGPTRIPLLRDVYELLGPTEMQLNVEVKNLVHRYPGIAEQLRRSLRESGMIERITVSSFQHSLLTELQQHDSAIQTAALYADGLIEPWTYFTSIGISQVHPHFSTLLDPGVLDRLLDENFVVRAWTVDDPELWAQYVVEGMSGIITNDPVGALAARDALSAQP from the coding sequence ATGACCCTCATCTGGGCCCACGCCCGCTCATCGGCATTGACCGCGTTCAACACGCTCGAGTCGTACGCCCAGGCCGTCGCCGAGGGGGCCGACGGCCTTGAGCTCGACGTGCACCTCACCGGCGACGGGCACCTCGTGTGCTGCCACGACGGGCACCTGCCACTGCCGGACGGCACGACGCTGACCGTGGGCGCCGCCACCGTCGAAGACCTCGTCCGCGTAGAAGTCGGCGACGCGACCACCGGCCCCACCCGCATCCCCCTCCTCCGCGACGTGTACGAGTTGCTGGGCCCCACCGAGATGCAGCTGAACGTCGAGGTGAAGAACCTCGTGCACCGCTACCCCGGCATCGCCGAGCAGCTCCGGCGCTCGCTGCGCGAATCGGGGATGATCGAGCGCATCACCGTCTCGTCGTTTCAGCACAGCCTGCTGACCGAACTGCAGCAGCACGACTCCGCGATCCAGACGGCCGCGCTCTACGCCGACGGCCTGATCGAGCCCTGGACCTACTTCACATCCATCGGCATCTCCCAGGTGCATCCGCATTTCTCGACACTGCTCGACCCCGGCGTGCTCGACCGGCTCCTTGATGAGAACTTCGTGGTGCGGGCGTGGACGGTCGACGACCCCGAGCTATGGGCGCAGTACGTCGTCGAGGGAATGAGCGGGATCATCACCAACGATCCCGTCGGCGCACTGGCCGCGCGCGACGCCCTGTCGGCCCAGCCCTAG
- a CDS encoding SIS domain-containing protein has translation MINETASRFELEVRSRIAHITDGAQNGELDEAITVIADALSADGVIHAFGTGHSEAFAMEIAGRAGGLIPSNKVALRDTVLWGERTSAELVADPPLERDPRIAEEIFATIPRQSTDVFIIASNSGVNGSIVGMALLAKSHGHKVIAVTSLQHTVRVSPLHPSGKRLSEIADVVIDNRAPYGDAVLEGAVPMGAVSSITSAYIAQLLTVGVASALEAKGEVVPVFLSANIPGGDEHNRSLQARYGARIRRVA, from the coding sequence ATGATCAACGAGACAGCCTCCCGCTTCGAGCTCGAAGTACGCAGCCGGATCGCCCACATCACCGATGGTGCGCAGAACGGAGAGCTCGATGAGGCGATCACGGTGATCGCCGATGCGCTCAGCGCCGACGGCGTGATCCACGCCTTCGGCACGGGGCACTCGGAGGCCTTCGCAATGGAGATCGCCGGCCGCGCGGGAGGACTGATCCCCAGCAATAAGGTCGCGCTGCGCGACACCGTGCTGTGGGGCGAGCGCACGAGCGCCGAGCTGGTCGCGGACCCGCCGCTGGAGCGCGACCCCCGGATTGCCGAGGAGATCTTCGCGACCATTCCGCGCCAGAGCACCGACGTGTTCATCATCGCCTCCAACTCCGGCGTCAACGGCTCAATCGTCGGGATGGCTCTGCTGGCGAAGTCGCACGGTCACAAGGTCATCGCCGTCACCAGCCTGCAGCACACCGTCCGCGTCAGCCCGCTGCACCCCAGCGGCAAGCGACTCAGCGAGATCGCCGACGTCGTGATCGACAATCGCGCCCCCTACGGCGATGCAGTGCTCGAGGGCGCCGTGCCGATGGGCGCCGTCTCGTCGATCACCTCGGCGTACATCGCGCAGCTGCTGACCGTCGGAGTCGCCTCCGCCCTCGAGGCGAAGGGCGAAGTCGTGCCGGTCTTCCTCTCAGCCAACATCCCCGGCGGCGACGAGCACAACCGCTCCCTGCAAGCCCGCTACGGCGCACGCATCCGTCGCGTCGCCTGA
- a CDS encoding MFS transporter, whose protein sequence is MTVSVDRASVGLRSERGPVLGALMLATGLIAIDTTILATAVPTIVRDLGDYQLFPWLFSVYLLAQAVSVPIYSRFADTIGRKPIILIGIGLFLAGSVLCGFAWSMLTLILFRVVQGLGAGAVGPMAMTIVGDIYTVAERAKVQGYMASVWAISSVIGPSLGGIFAQLDAWRWIFFVNVPLCLLAGWMLVTRYHEQVERKPHRIDYLGAVLLTLGLTGIILGLLEGDSAWAWLSWQSAVCFVGGALLLAVFAFVEKRAAEPIIDFALITRRLILTCTAVAFGVGALTIGVTSFGSAYLEGAGGAIPLISGLAVAALSMGWPLAASLVGRLYLRIGFRRTVLIGMSITTIAAAGLVLIAPWPNPLLFAAVAFVLGFGLGWTAAPTLIGAQAAVGWGERGAVTGMNGFARSAGSAVGVAVLGAISNSLLDAGRGAGDPATVVWASTWVFVGAAVFAALTLLAAVLMPRDDAPNPDAL, encoded by the coding sequence ATGACCGTCTCCGTCGATCGCGCCTCTGTCGGTCTGCGATCGGAGCGCGGCCCCGTGCTCGGCGCGCTCATGCTCGCCACCGGACTCATCGCGATCGACACGACGATCCTCGCCACAGCCGTCCCGACGATCGTTCGGGATCTCGGCGACTATCAGCTGTTCCCGTGGCTGTTCTCGGTCTACCTCCTCGCCCAGGCGGTGAGCGTGCCGATCTACTCGCGCTTCGCCGACACGATCGGCCGCAAGCCGATCATCCTGATCGGCATCGGGCTGTTCCTGGCCGGCTCCGTGCTCTGCGGGTTCGCGTGGAGCATGCTCACGCTCATCCTGTTCCGCGTCGTGCAGGGCCTCGGCGCGGGCGCCGTGGGACCGATGGCCATGACGATCGTGGGCGACATCTACACGGTTGCCGAGCGAGCCAAGGTGCAGGGCTACATGGCGAGTGTCTGGGCGATCTCGTCGGTCATCGGCCCGTCGCTCGGCGGGATCTTCGCTCAGCTGGATGCGTGGCGGTGGATCTTCTTCGTCAACGTCCCGCTGTGTCTGCTGGCGGGATGGATGCTGGTGACGAGGTACCACGAGCAGGTGGAGCGGAAGCCGCACCGCATCGACTACCTCGGCGCCGTTCTGCTCACCCTCGGACTGACAGGGATCATCCTCGGGCTGCTCGAGGGAGACAGCGCGTGGGCCTGGCTGTCGTGGCAGAGTGCCGTCTGCTTCGTGGGAGGCGCGCTGCTGCTCGCCGTCTTCGCGTTCGTCGAGAAACGCGCAGCCGAGCCGATCATCGACTTCGCCCTCATCACCCGGCGCCTCATTCTCACCTGCACCGCCGTCGCCTTCGGGGTCGGTGCGCTCACGATCGGCGTGACGAGCTTCGGTTCCGCCTATCTCGAAGGCGCGGGCGGCGCCATTCCGCTGATCTCCGGGCTCGCTGTCGCGGCGCTGAGCATGGGCTGGCCGCTCGCGGCATCCCTCGTCGGGAGGCTGTATCTGCGCATCGGATTCCGGCGCACGGTGCTGATCGGCATGTCGATCACGACCATCGCGGCCGCCGGTCTGGTGCTGATCGCACCGTGGCCGAACCCGCTGCTGTTCGCCGCCGTCGCCTTCGTGCTGGGATTCGGCCTGGGGTGGACCGCCGCGCCGACCTTGATCGGCGCACAGGCCGCGGTCGGCTGGGGAGAGCGCGGTGCTGTCACGGGGATGAACGGCTTCGCCCGATCGGCGGGGAGCGCGGTCGGCGTGGCCGTGCTGGGCGCAATCTCGAACTCGCTGCTCGACGCCGGCAGGGGAGCAGGCGACCCCGCCACCGTCGTCTGGGCGTCGACGTGGGTGTTCGTCGGCGCCGCCGTGTTCGCCGCGCTGACCCTGCTCGCAGCGGTGCTCATGCCGCGCGACGACGCGCCGAACCCCGACGCGCTCTGA
- a CDS encoding carbohydrate ABC transporter permease, with product MTQTLTAPTTRAHARREQQRRRSAAPPPRPRRRSASEPIVTFSAQTVMIFWTALVFIPLLWTLMSSFKTSREILESPFGLPARWSWDNYVNAWTQAGIGQFFANTVIVVAGALVATMLLGAMCAYALARFDFPGRRFIRNLILAGLTFPVFLAVVPLFFVVQNFGLLNSHLGLIVTYTAYALPFTIFFLAAFFEQLPEEIAEAAAIDGASQWRTFFSVMLPMAAPGMSAIALLNFVGLWNQYLLPLVLISDPSKSVLTQGMQTFAVQAGFNVDFGALFAAAVMTVVPVLIVYLLFQKKLLSSVSQGALK from the coding sequence ATGACCCAGACACTCACTGCACCCACCACGCGCGCGCATGCACGCCGCGAGCAGCAGCGCCGGCGCTCGGCAGCGCCGCCGCCGCGCCCCCGCCGACGCAGTGCCAGCGAGCCGATCGTCACCTTCTCGGCGCAGACGGTGATGATCTTCTGGACCGCGCTGGTGTTCATCCCGCTGCTGTGGACGCTCATGTCGTCGTTCAAGACGAGCCGGGAGATTCTCGAGTCGCCGTTCGGGCTTCCCGCGCGATGGAGCTGGGACAACTACGTCAACGCCTGGACGCAGGCCGGGATCGGCCAGTTCTTCGCCAACACGGTGATCGTCGTGGCCGGTGCGCTGGTGGCGACCATGCTGCTGGGGGCGATGTGCGCCTACGCGCTCGCGCGATTCGACTTCCCCGGCCGGCGCTTCATCCGCAACCTGATCCTGGCGGGACTCACCTTCCCGGTGTTTCTGGCGGTCGTGCCCCTGTTCTTCGTGGTGCAGAACTTCGGCCTGCTCAACTCGCATCTCGGGCTTATCGTCACTTACACGGCGTACGCCCTGCCGTTCACGATCTTCTTCCTCGCGGCGTTCTTCGAACAGCTTCCCGAGGAGATCGCGGAGGCGGCCGCCATCGATGGTGCGTCGCAATGGCGCACCTTCTTCTCGGTGATGCTGCCGATGGCGGCCCCGGGCATGTCGGCGATCGCCCTGCTGAACTTCGTGGGGCTGTGGAATCAGTACCTGCTTCCCCTCGTGCTCATCAGCGACCCCTCGAAGTCGGTGCTCACCCAGGGCATGCAGACCTTCGCGGTGCAGGCCGGCTTCAACGTCGACTTCGGCGCTCTGTTCGCCGCCGCGGTGATGACGGTCGTGCCGGTGCTGATCGTGTACCTGCTGTTCCAGAAGAAGCTGCTCTCGTCGGTGTCGCAGGGGGCCCTGAAGTGA
- a CDS encoding MurR/RpiR family transcriptional regulator, producing MTARSHSEPSRSGLLAPDQPAVTDQIRLALPGLSPSMARVAKRVLDDPEGVASLSAAQLAAEVGVSQPTVTRFCQALGLTSYQALLLHIAQEAGRSREPRWSSAGYEEIGPDDDLEHVIQVMTSVDVDAMQFASRSLDREALEAAATAVAEARTVDVYGAGASAVVANELELRLLGIGVQIRAWTALHSALSSASVRRPGDVALAISASGRTREVHDALAEAKSRGALTIAVTGDANSPIARIADIHLTAIGREMPYRTASFAARHAQLLVLDILYTRAAQRNPQRSAETLAARQHIPAWHALRSNHRPGSETHV from the coding sequence ATGACCGCACGTTCACACAGCGAGCCGTCGCGCAGCGGCCTGCTCGCCCCGGATCAGCCTGCGGTCACCGATCAGATCCGCCTCGCGCTGCCGGGCCTGTCACCCTCGATGGCCCGCGTCGCGAAGCGCGTGCTCGATGACCCTGAGGGGGTCGCCTCCCTCTCGGCGGCACAGCTGGCCGCCGAGGTCGGCGTCTCGCAGCCGACCGTCACCCGGTTCTGCCAGGCGCTCGGCCTCACCAGCTACCAGGCGCTCCTGCTGCACATCGCGCAGGAGGCCGGGCGCAGCAGAGAGCCACGCTGGAGCTCGGCCGGCTACGAGGAGATCGGCCCCGACGACGACCTGGAGCACGTCATCCAGGTGATGACGAGCGTCGACGTCGACGCGATGCAGTTCGCGTCCCGCTCACTCGACCGTGAAGCTTTGGAGGCAGCGGCGACGGCTGTGGCCGAAGCCCGCACCGTCGACGTGTACGGTGCAGGCGCGAGCGCGGTCGTCGCGAACGAACTCGAACTGCGCCTGCTCGGCATCGGCGTGCAGATCCGCGCGTGGACGGCCCTGCACAGCGCGCTCAGCTCTGCCTCCGTGCGCCGCCCCGGCGACGTCGCCCTTGCGATCTCCGCCTCCGGTCGCACACGCGAAGTGCATGATGCCCTCGCTGAGGCGAAGTCGCGGGGGGCGCTGACCATCGCCGTCACCGGCGATGCGAATTCCCCGATCGCGCGTATAGCCGACATCCACCTCACCGCCATCGGCCGGGAGATGCCGTACCGCACCGCCTCCTTCGCGGCCCGCCACGCCCAGTTGCTGGTGCTCGACATCCTCTACACCCGGGCCGCGCAGCGCAATCCGCAGCGCTCGGCGGAGACCCTCGCCGCCCGCCAGCACATCCCTGCCTGGCACGCCCTGCGCAGCAACCACCGACCGGGAAGCGAGACGCACGTATGA